In Pirellula sp. SH-Sr6A, the DNA window TCCACGGCTTCAGCGCGGCTGGTTACTCCAAGTTTGGTTACGATCGATTTGAATCGATAGTGGACGGTTCTCACGCTCAGATCGAGTTCGCTACCAATCTGTTTCGTCGTTTTTCCCTGCGAGATTGCCGCGAGGATGCGGGATTCTTGGAAGGTAAGTCTTTCGGTTAGGATCATAGGTATTCCAAAAGAACGTGCTACTTTTCGTTTTGCATCCCTCAGGAGTGCTTCCTCGATCGACTGCTGTAGCAAGGCTTCGTCGATGGGTAAATCGAGCACATCCGTCATTCCCAAGCGAATGGCTCGAACGGCGTCAAAAGCCTTCCATCCGTAGGTGAGGAGGATGACTTCGATAGGATTGCTATGCAGTTGCAGGGTGTGAATAGTCGGGAGAATAGCTGCAAAAGACAATTCTGTTGGAATAACGACGACGGAATTCTCCGAGGAAGAGATGCCGGATCTCAAATTTTCCAAACGGAGAGTTGGACGCAGGTCGCAGCCGATTCGAAGGCATACGTTCTCAAGACGATCGAGAGAGGCCTCTAAGCTGGATGGCGCGTAAACAATGGGTCGGTAGTCTTGGGTAATTTTCTGAATCATGTATCTGCTCCAGAATCGATTGGGCGACGAGTAATTCGAGTTGCGAGAGTACAGGCACGATCACATGGATCTACTTCCGGTCCATCGGCATTACGGTGAGACTTGATTCGTTCAACTGATTTGTGATGCGGTAAGCCGAGCTAAAGAAATTACCTAGTCGACCGCATTTGACGCATTCCAACCTGTCATAAGTTGTGGGAAGCGGCAGGTCCTCTTGTGTTCGAGAATCGGGATCGGGTATCGAAAGTTACCCTGATGCTTGCTATCCACCCTGCAATGATCTGCAAACTATTCTGCGTAAACCGATTTCTCGTTCGGTTGTTGCCCAAACTGCATACGAGTGATCTGAGGCTCGGGTATGGGATGTTATAGGTAATCACCTGGGAAGGTGACATCCAGCGGAGCAGGCGTTTACGAAATGTGGAGGTCCGCAACGTGATGATTGACAAATTCACAAGATAGAATCATGGAACCGAAAATGGGGGCGACCATCATCAGGGGTGTACTGCAGCGAGCACGATGGGCAGAACGATTTCTGTTTCATCCCTCGATTCCTTACATTCCACTCAGCCTCCTGAGTTTGACGCTCATTGCGACTCTCTACTCCTACCACTACTTCTCGGTGCTGGAGGAACAGGAGACCCATAGTGATGTGGCGGATTCCATTTCACGCGTCGCTCATGCTCTCGAGAATCAGAGCTTGCAGATGGAACGACTCTCCATCGGACTTGCCTATTGTTCCAGCCTCATCGATTTCACGAACAAGCAGTATTTTTTGGAGGCTGTTGAAACATTTCAGGAGGAGAACCTGCTTCCGCAGGAAACTTGTCTGTTGGTGATCGACTTCGAAGGGCGGATTGTCAATCGACTAGATTTGGGTCTGCAAGAGCTCGAGCTAAAGGGTTTGGCCCATGAGATCCATTTCGCTATGAAGAAGGAGGATTCTCAACGGTTCAACCCCGTACCCGAAGCCATCTTGGGACTTCCTCAAGAGTTGGTGGGAGGGCCAAACAAGAATGATTTTTGGGTCGCCTCCTGCAATCGTATCAAAAGCAACCTAACGACGGATCCGTATACCCTTGCGCTCATCACGAAGGCCTCGAATTTTCTCAAGACCAATTCGATCCCTGAACAATCCGATCATCGAGTCCAGATCTCCGCGAAGCTGGTTCGAGACGGAAACATACCGAACAAATTCGTCTTCAATCCGACTCTTGGCAATTCCGAATCGCCATCGACGGCCCACATCCTGGCATCCAGTGTCTGGATTGGCAATATGGAGTGGACGGTGAAGGGAGGAGTACCAGAAAACAATGTTGGGTTTGCCGCATTCCGGCCTGGCATTCTCGCAGCATGCGTCTTGGTGGCTGGATTGCTACTCACTTCGATGATCACAAGAACGATCGGTGCATGCACATCCAGGATGTATAACATCCAACGACGGTTGGATATAGCGGCTCACGAAGTGAGCGAGGGATTGTGGTACTGGGATGCCCGCTCGCATGAACTCTGGTTCAATCCAAGGTTTTCGACCCTCCTCGCTGTGCGACCTCCACGAGAGCTTTCCCATTTGACCGAGTTCTTTGTGGAGCTAGCGATCGACGAGGACAAGCCCAAGTTAAAAGCGCTTTTTGCCGACCTTTTAGCAGACGGCTATCAAAAGGAATTCTCGTTTCGGATCGCCATTTCGACTGGAATCAGCGTATGGCGAAAGATTCGCTTGGCGTATCACCGCGACAAGAAGAACCAGATTTCCTATATCGCCGGATCGATTCAAGACGTCCATGGACAACGCATCACTGAGGAGCTTCTCGCACAAAGCGAACACCGATGGAAGTCAGCAGTGGAAGGGAACGGTGACGGCCTTTGGGACTGGGATATCGTGAGCGGCTCGGTCATTTTCTCCAATCTATGGAAGGAAATGATCGGATACACTCCCCATGAAATTGAAAATGACTTTTCTCAGTGGTTATCGCTCATTCATCAGGATGATGTTCCCTCGACCTTTGAGAAGCTGAACAAGCACTTGCGATCTGAGACCGAGCACTATGAGACTCAATTTCGTCTTCGGTGCAAAGACGGGACATGGAAGTGGATATTAGCCAGAGGGATGGTGGTGAGTCGCAACGAATATGGAGAAGCGCTGCGAATGATCGGAACCCACACCGACATCAGCACGAGGAAGGAGATTGAGGTACGGACCCAGCAGCTCGCGTCGATTGTGAACTGTTCTGGGGACGCGATCATACGAGAATCTCTGGATGGAATCATCGAGACTTGGAACCATGGTGCCGAATTGCTATTCGGTTATCCAGCCAACAGAGCCATCGGCAATCCATTGAAGATGCTCTATCGCGAGCAGGATGAAGGTGTCTATCAGAAATCCCACGACTCGGTCTGGAAGGGGGAAGTATTCCGGGTTTTGGATGCCTCCCTCGTTGCCGAAGATCGATCGGAACGTGCCGTTTCTATCGTTGCGTCTCCCATTTTCGATCCTCACGGTCGCGTGATTGCAGCGTCCTATATTTACCATGACATTTCAGATTTTAAAGTGTCCGCGGAACAGCTCAAAATCGCGCGCGAGTTAGCCGAACAAGCCAACCGAAGCAAAAGTGAGTTTCTCGCCAACATGAGTCACGAGATTCGCACTCCCATGACCGCCATCATTGGATACTCAAGTTTGATGAAGGATAGTCTAGCTCCGCACGATCTCCCTCGCGAATTCGAAGACTATATCGACACCATTCAGAGGAACAGCAAACATCTGCTATCGCTGATCAACGACATCCTCGACCTGTCAAAAATTGAGGCCGGAAAACTCGATATTGAGATTGCTGCCTTCAGCTTAAGGATTCTACTCGCAGATGTCATCGGCTCGATGCAAAGCAAAGCCATGGAAAAAGGAATACGTTTGGTTTTAGACACGCCTGAACCCTTCCCACTCACCGTGGTAACCGACCCGACTCGGTTGCGGCAGATCCTCATCAATTTGATAGGAAATGCGATCAAATTCACGCATGAAGGTATCGTTCAAGTACGGTGCGAATATGAACTCTCTCGGAGTACGCTAAGTGTTAGGATTCGCGACACGGGGATCGGTATGTCGGAGTCGCAAATGCAACGCTTGTTCCAACCGTTTCAGCAAGCCGACTCAACGACGAGCCGCAAATTTGGTGGCACAGGATTAGGACTCAGTATTAGCAAACGGCTGGCATCCATGCTCAAAGGTGACATCCGTGTTGAAAGCGTGTTAGGGGAAGGGAGTGTCTTTACGTTGGAAGTGCAGTGCAACGCGACTTTCAAGTCGGTTGGCTCCGTAGGTTCTACCTTACCTGTTGAGCAAGAAAAACCTCTCAACTCCGTGCACAGCGTGGTTGCAAACCCCACCGACCAACGGAGAAAGCGGCTAGACGGATTGCGAATACTATTGGTCGAGGATGGTCCGGATAACCAAAGGCTGATCACCTATTTCCTACAACGCGATGGCGCGGTGGTGACTTTGGCCAATGATGGTTTGGAAGCCTTCGAAAAGATCACGACTTCGATAGCAACCGATCCATTGAGCATAGCATTTGATGTGATTATCACCGATATCCAGATGCCAAATATGGATGGTATTGAGCTGACGAAAAGAGTTCGATCTCTCGACATCGACATTCCCATTATCGCGTTAACGGCAAATGCCATGAAGGGAGACAGCGATTTCTGTTTAGCAAACGGTTGTAGTTGTTACCTACCGAAACCGATCGATCGCGAATCGTTGATTTCCAGTTGTGAATCGTTCGCGGTTCCCCCTTTAGACCGATCGTTGGTTTCCATCCAAAGTGTTCAGACTCTTGGGTAGGGTGATTTTCATCCCAAGCCCCCGCGCACGACGTCTCGATGCGTGCATCGATCCGCGATGAGCACGCACAATCTCTGCCGATACGCTTAACCCGAGCCCCGTCCCACTTGGCTTGGTCGTGACATAGGGATCAAACATCTTCTCAAGGATTTCGTCGGACACTCCAACCCCGTTGTCGAGCGTCTGCAACTGGACCCATTCCTCATTCGTCCGAACACTGACTAAAAAAACGGGTCGTTTGGGACGTCCGCTATCCATGGCGTCGATGGAATTGCTGATGATGTTAGCAAGAACCTGTTGCAACTGGACGTAATCGCCCATGAAAACCCCCGCGTCATGGGGAATTCTCGTCTTGGTTACAACGCCTACTCGCTCAAACTCCTTCTCAAATAGCGCCAGCGTGTCGTTGATCAACGAAGCAATGTCAACACTGCCGAATGGGGCGATCTCTCTCCGAAGAAATTGTCGAAGTCGTGCGAGAACGCCGGATGCTCTCTGTGTTTGTTTTTCAAGAATGTCAATCGTGTGGTCCAGTTCTTCGTTGGTAAGATTCTGCTGCTGTAGGCCGATCCGTATTCCACCCAGGTAGTTCGCGATGGTCGCGAGCGGTTGATTGATCTCATGCGAAAGGGAATCAGCGACAAGGGTCGCAATCGAATTATTCTGGGCTCGAAATAGCTCCTCGCGACGGAGTGCGATCCTTCTTTGATTCTGAAAGCTACGCTCAATGTCTTTGAAAATGGCGGCGTACCCAATTTTCTCAGTACCTGGTCCTCTCAACGAAATGAATTTGAGATCGATCAAACGCGATTCTTCGACTTCCGGTGCAGGGCTGTGTAGAGACAAGCGAACGGTACCGTTCCACGTCATCTGGCTATTGAGGTGATTAAAGATGGACATGAGGAGATTGCGGCTACTGTGTTCCACAATGGGTTCTATCAGCATCCACTGAGTGATCGGGGTCCCAACCACTTCGTCCCAAGTTGCGGCGAACAATCGCAGCAAGGGATTATTGACAAAGATGATATGTTGGCGGTGGTCTAGTGCTAATGCGAAATCATCCAGTGCGTCGAGGAGGTTCAATTGCAGTAGACATTCTCGTTGCTTGAGAGACAAAGCATTTCTCAAGCACGCGCTCCATGCCTTGTTCACTTGGGCAATAAGCTCGTGAACCCCTTTGGGTTTTTCGATATAGGAAAAAACTTGGATTGCGAGCGCCCTCACAACACTTTCGTATCGAGTGTCAGAGGTGAAGATCAGGATCTTTACATCCGGGGATTGTGCTGCGATGGTTTGAGCGACATCCAGTCCGTTATCGTCCGACAACCCAACGTCGATAATGGCGACGGCAATGCGATTGCTTTCAACCAGACTCATCGCATCGATCGACGTTTCGCACACGGAGACTTGAAATCCAGATTTGTGAAGTGCGACCTGTAGAAGGGATCGGAGGTGATGGTCGTCCTCCACTAAAAGTACATTGGGTTCCATGGGAGCGATTGCTTTCGTGATCAGT includes these proteins:
- a CDS encoding LuxR C-terminal-related transcriptional regulator; this translates as MIQKITQDYRPIVYAPSSLEASLDRLENVCLRIGCDLRPTLRLENLRSGISSSENSVVVIPTELSFAAILPTIHTLQLHSNPIEVILLTYGWKAFDAVRAIRLGMTDVLDLPIDEALLQQSIEEALLRDAKRKVARSFGIPMILTERLTFQESRILAAISQGKTTKQIGSELDLSVRTVHYRFKSIVTKLGVTSRAEAVELLCRYTATAAAEETLYSNVR
- a CDS encoding PAS domain-containing protein: MEPKMGATIIRGVLQRARWAERFLFHPSIPYIPLSLLSLTLIATLYSYHYFSVLEEQETHSDVADSISRVAHALENQSLQMERLSIGLAYCSSLIDFTNKQYFLEAVETFQEENLLPQETCLLVIDFEGRIVNRLDLGLQELELKGLAHEIHFAMKKEDSQRFNPVPEAILGLPQELVGGPNKNDFWVASCNRIKSNLTTDPYTLALITKASNFLKTNSIPEQSDHRVQISAKLVRDGNIPNKFVFNPTLGNSESPSTAHILASSVWIGNMEWTVKGGVPENNVGFAAFRPGILAACVLVAGLLLTSMITRTIGACTSRMYNIQRRLDIAAHEVSEGLWYWDARSHELWFNPRFSTLLAVRPPRELSHLTEFFVELAIDEDKPKLKALFADLLADGYQKEFSFRIAISTGISVWRKIRLAYHRDKKNQISYIAGSIQDVHGQRITEELLAQSEHRWKSAVEGNGDGLWDWDIVSGSVIFSNLWKEMIGYTPHEIENDFSQWLSLIHQDDVPSTFEKLNKHLRSETEHYETQFRLRCKDGTWKWILARGMVVSRNEYGEALRMIGTHTDISTRKEIEVRTQQLASIVNCSGDAIIRESLDGIIETWNHGAELLFGYPANRAIGNPLKMLYREQDEGVYQKSHDSVWKGEVFRVLDASLVAEDRSERAVSIVASPIFDPHGRVIAASYIYHDISDFKVSAEQLKIARELAEQANRSKSEFLANMSHEIRTPMTAIIGYSSLMKDSLAPHDLPREFEDYIDTIQRNSKHLLSLINDILDLSKIEAGKLDIEIAAFSLRILLADVIGSMQSKAMEKGIRLVLDTPEPFPLTVVTDPTRLRQILINLIGNAIKFTHEGIVQVRCEYELSRSTLSVRIRDTGIGMSESQMQRLFQPFQQADSTTSRKFGGTGLGLSISKRLASMLKGDIRVESVLGEGSVFTLEVQCNATFKSVGSVGSTLPVEQEKPLNSVHSVVANPTDQRRKRLDGLRILLVEDGPDNQRLITYFLQRDGAVVTLANDGLEAFEKITTSIATDPLSIAFDVIITDIQMPNMDGIELTKRVRSLDIDIPIIALTANAMKGDSDFCLANGCSCYLPKPIDRESLISSCESFAVPPLDRSLVSIQSVQTLG
- a CDS encoding hybrid sensor histidine kinase/response regulator, which encodes MEPNVLLVEDDHHLRSLLQVALHKSGFQVSVCETSIDAMSLVESNRIAVAIIDVGLSDDNGLDVAQTIAAQSPDVKILIFTSDTRYESVVRALAIQVFSYIEKPKGVHELIAQVNKAWSACLRNALSLKQRECLLQLNLLDALDDFALALDHRQHIIFVNNPLLRLFAATWDEVVGTPITQWMLIEPIVEHSSRNLLMSIFNHLNSQMTWNGTVRLSLHSPAPEVEESRLIDLKFISLRGPGTEKIGYAAIFKDIERSFQNQRRIALRREELFRAQNNSIATLVADSLSHEINQPLATIANYLGGIRIGLQQQNLTNEELDHTIDILEKQTQRASGVLARLRQFLRREIAPFGSVDIASLINDTLALFEKEFERVGVVTKTRIPHDAGVFMGDYVQLQQVLANIISNSIDAMDSGRPKRPVFLVSVRTNEEWVQLQTLDNGVGVSDEILEKMFDPYVTTKPSGTGLGLSVSAEIVRAHRGSMHASRRRARGLGMKITLPKSLNTLDGNQRSV